A region of Emys orbicularis isolate rEmyOrb1 chromosome 20, rEmyOrb1.hap1, whole genome shotgun sequence DNA encodes the following proteins:
- the ADAR gene encoding double-stranded RNA-specific adenosine deaminase, translating to MNTGFGRGKGSYQTHPKHSYCSPNPAFFNNSLVPQGNNRDRFRNQQVQFLLGQITEAPLYPFWEQRPQVEQHIRGPRAAVPIPRGSGHNSWGTAGRFRPPYISQQTQSLPSYSPTQYNYRKSKREFDHFNLSFQRLTVAGQNREQEILTILGQLRQGESCTGRELAHKLKTQKKEVNHYLYKLLQEGKLHKEGETPPFWRIADKSGSVGAVCEGSATTDGSRCKDTASESQEKESSTVGSEDSTESPIMAEVKEKICNYLFNVTDSTAINLAKNIGFSKAKDVNTTLSALEKLGEVHKENTTPPKWSLTEKKRERMQIKLKANEVTEMAPPAPEPEFPAACIEPDPQESVLPFTEVKMEEEENVKNGQQAPEQTEQTDASAPDPGLRARKPRYRFMNYDNSENGKWATDDIPDDLNAINKQADELRCIMESPSSPSYAAQFDTAFQCTPLEKLIACQEKNPVSGLIEYSQYTYQRCEFALLEQSGPSHEPRFKFQAVINGRRFPPAEAGSKKLAKQEAAANAMKILMREAENEGEDGMEGEESFIPDSSEAELPACPEPEPPSAAAQLNLSSGKNPISILMEYGQKSGSTCEFQLLSQEGPPHDPKFKYCVKVGEQTFPAVIANSKKGAKQMAAEVAVKILRGEAGGQFFPEQPSVEVPSEPTLDPPVAQPLNPDESKAAKAKGIGELIKYLNANPVSGLLEYARSNGFAAEFKMIDQTGPPHDPKFVYQAKVGGRWFPAVTAHNKKQGKQEAADAALRVLIGETEKAERTEGLSITELPVSGSTLHDQIAMLSHQRFNALTARIQHSLLGRKILAAIIMRRGEEGLGVVVSIGTGNRCVKGEELSLKGETVNDCHAEIISRRGFVRFLYSELMKYNPADPSSTEQSIFESAGENRLKIKDDVTFHLYVSTAPCGDGALFDKSCSDQASTAGQSQHQPLFENPKQGKLRTKVENGEGTIPVESSDIVPTWDGIQHGERLRTMSCSDKILRWNVLGLQGALLSHFMQPVYLSSVTLGYLFSQGHLTRAICCRMSRDGSTFEAGLQAPYRVKHPEVGRVSVYDSARQTGKTKESSVNWCLADESEVEVLDGTKGKVDGPKLEVSRVSKRSMFALFQQLCAKADRKDLQSLALYSDAKEAAGAYQGAKRHFFRALEEMSYGSWICKPQEEENFSLAEA from the exons ATGAACACAGGTTTTGGTCGAGGCAAAGGCTCTTATCAAACACACCCAAAACATAGCTACTGCAGTCCTAATCCAGCCTTTTTTAACAACTCTCTCGTCCCACAGGGAAATAATCGCGACAGATTCAGAAACCAGCAGGTACAGTTCCTATTGGGACAAATCACTGAAGCTCCCCTGTACCCATTTTGGGAACAAAGGCCACAAGTAGAGCAACACATCAGGGGTCCGCGAGCTGCTGTACCAATTCCTAGAGGGAGTGGGCACAAcagctggggcacagctgggagaTTTAGGCCCCCCTATATCAGTCAGCAAACGCAAAGTTTACCGTCTTATTCCCCAACTCAGTACAACTACAGAAAATCAAAAAGGGAATTTGACCATTTCAACCTGAGTTTCCAGAGACTGACTGTTGCTGGGCAAAACAGGGAGCAAGAAATTTTGACAATTTTAGGGCAGCTCAGGCAGGGGGAGTCCTGTACAGGTCGTGAACTCGCCCATAAACTTAAAACCCAAAAGAAAGAAGTCAATCATTATCTGTACAAACTTCTCCAGGAAGGTAAATTGCATAAAGAAGGCGAGACCCCCCCCTTCTGGCGGATTGCGGACAAATCTGGctctgtaggggcagtgtgcgaAGGAAGTGCCACCACCGACGGGAGTCGTTGCAAAGACACAGCTTCTGAGAGTCAAGAAAAGGAAAGCTCCACGGTCGGCTCAGAAGACAGTACCGAGTCTCCCATCATGGCTGAAGTCAAGGAGAAAATCTGTAACTATTTGTTCAATGTCACAGACTCCACAGCAATCAACCTTGCAAAAAACATTGGTTTTTCAAAGGCCAAGGATGTTAACACCACTCTCAGTGCCCTGGAAAAACTGGGAGAAGTCCACAAGGAGAACACAACCCCCCCCAAATGGTCCCTCACTGAAAAGAAACGGGAGCGGATGCAGATCAAGTTAAAAGCCAATGAAGTAACGGAAATGGCACCTCCCGCCCCAGAGCCAGAGTTTCCAGCTGCCTGCATAGAGCCGGATCCGCAGGAGAGTGTGTTGCCTTTCACAGAGGTAAAgatggaagaagaagaaaatgtaAAGAATGGACAGCAAGCCCCTGAGCAAACCGAACAGACTGACGCCAGTGCTCCTGACCCAGGCCTGCGGGCCCGGAAGCCCAGATACCGCTTCATGAACTATGACAACTCGGAAAATGGCAAGTGGGCCACCGATGACATTCCAGATGACTTGAATGCCATCAATAAGCAGGCGGATGAGTTGAGATGCATCATGGAATCCCCCTCATCTCCCAGCTACGCTGCCCAGTTTGATACGGCTTTCCAGTGTACGCCCTTAGAAAAGCTGATTGCCTGTCAGGAGAAGAATCCGGTCAGCGGCCTCATCGAGTACAGCCAGTACACTTATCAGCGCTGTGAATTTGCCCTTTTGGAGCAGAGCGGACCCTCGCATGAACCACG ATTTAAGTTCCAGGCCGTGATAAACGGGCGCCGGTTCCCACCAGCGGAAGCAGGTAGCAAAAAACTGGCCAAGCAGGAGGCAGCTGCCAACGCCATGAAAATCCTGATGCGCGAAGCTGAGAACGAAGGGGAGGATGGCATGGAAGGGGAGGAATCATTCATCCCAGACAGCTCCGAAGCAGAGTTG CCTGCATGCCCAGAACCAGAGCCTCCATCTGCAGCGGCACAGCTCAACTTGTCTTCCGGGAAGAACCCCATCAGCATATTAATGGAATATGGACAGAAATCAGGGAGCACATGTGAATTCCAGCTGCTGTCTCAGGAGGGACCACCCCATGACCCCAA GTTCAAATACTGCGTGAAGGTGGGTGAGCAGACATTCCCCGCGGTGATAGCCAACAGCAAGAAGGGAGCAAAGCAGATGGCAGCTGAGGTTGCTGTGAAGATCCTccgtggggaggctggggggcagttcTTCCCAGAACAG CCCTCCGTAGAGGTCCCAAGCGAGCCGACCCTGGATCCGCCTGTTGCCCAGCCCCTGAATCCGGATGAGTCAAAGGCAGCAAAAGCCAAGGGCATCGGGGAGCTGATCAAATACCTCAATGCCAATCCCGTCAGTGGCCTGCTGGAATATGCCCGTTCCAACGGGTttgcagcagagttcaaaatgaTCGATCAGACGGGACCGCCTCACGATCCGAA GTTTGTCTACCAAGCCAAGGTGGGAGGCCGTTGGTTCCCAGCCGTGACTGCACACAACAAAAAGCAAGGCAAGCAGGAAGCGGCCGATGCAGCACTCCGAGTCCTGATTGGGGAAACGGAGAAGGCTGAGCGCACCGAAGGACTGAGCATCACAGAG ctcccTGTGAGCGGCAGTACCCTGCATGATCAGATAGCTATGCTCAGCCACCAGCGCTTCAATGCCCTCACTGCTCGCATCCAGCACAGCCTGCTCGGACGGAAGATCCTGGCTGCAATCATCATGAGGCGAGGAGAAGAGGGCCTGGGAGTTGTGGTCAGCATTGGCACGG gTAATCGCTGCgtgaagggggaggagctgagcctGAAGGGCGAGACTGTGAATGACTGCCATGCAGAAATCATTTCCCGACGAGGCTTCGTGAG GTTTCTCTACAGCGAGCTGATGAAGTACAATCCCGCCGATCCCTCCTCCACCGAACAGAGCATATTTGAGTCAGCAGGAGAAAACAGGCTCAAAATAAAAGACGACGTTACCTTTCACCTCTACGTCAG CACGGCGCCGTGTGGAGACGGGGCCCTCTTCGATAAATCCTGCAGTGACCAGGCAAGCACAGCAGGGCAGAGCCAGCATCAGCCTCTCTTTGAGAATCCCAAGCAGGGTAAACTGCGCACCAAGGTGGAGAATG GGGAAGGCACCATTCCCGTGGAGTCGAGTGACATTGTGCCCACGTGGGATGGGATCCAGCATGGGGAGAGGCTGCGCACCATGTCCTGCAGCGACAAAATCCTGCGCTGGAATGTGcttggcctgcagggggcgctgctgtCGCATTTCATGCAGCCAGTGTACCTCAGCTCCGTTACGCTCG GTTACCTATTCAGCCAGGGTCACCTGACACGTGCAATCTGCTGCCGCATGTCGAGAGATGGGAGCACGTTTGAAGCAGGTCTCCAGGCGCCGTATCGTGTTAAACATCCCGAG GTGGGGAGAGTTAGCGTGTACGACTCCGCCAGGCAGACGGGCAAGACCAAGGAGTCGAGTGTGAACTGGTGTCTTGCCGACGAAAGCGAGGTGGAAGTCCTGGACGGCACAAAAGGCAAAGTAGACGG ACCAAAGCTAGAGGTGTCCCGCGTGTCCAAGAGGAGCATGTTTGCTCTGTTCCAGCAGCTCTGTGCCAAGGCTGACCGCAAAGACCTGCAGAGCCTTGCGCTGTACTCAGATGCCAAGGAGGCAGCCGGGGCCTACCAGGGAGCCAAGCGGCACTTCTTCAGAGCGCTGGAGGAGATGAGCTATGGGAGCTGGATCTGCAAACCCCAGGAAGAGGAGAACTTCTCTCTCGCCGAGGCGTAA
- the CHRNB2 gene encoding neuronal acetylcholine receptor subunit beta-2: MQPPPAPMASLLCLFLLGLLRRSLGTDTEERLVEHLLDPSRYNKLIRPATNGSELVTVQLMVSLAQLISVHEREQIMTTNVWLTQEWEDYRLTWKPGDFDNMRKVRLPSKHIWLPDVVLYNNADGMYEVSFYSNAVVSYDGSIFWLPPAIYKSACKIEVKHFPFDQQNCTMKFRSWTYDRTEIDLVLKSDVASLDDFTPSGEWDIIALPGRRNENPDDSTYVDITYDFIIRRKPLFYTINLIIPCILITSLAILVFYLPSDCGEKMTLCISVLLALTVFLLLISKIVPPTSLDVPLVGKYLMFTMVLVTFSIVTSVCVLNVHHRSPTTHTMPPWVKVVFLDKLPTVLFMKQPRQNCARQRLRQRRQNQERASSSFYLRESARSCTCFANQATIQKFGAGGGRQFTEAADSANGYRERQGQAPAPSQQCCCGVEEAVDGVRFIADHMRSEDDDQSVSEDWKYVAMVIDRLFLWIFIFVCVFGTIGMFLQPLFQNYATNSLLQLNHGPPSSK; this comes from the exons GAAGCCTGGGCACCGACACGGAGGAGCGGCTGGTTGAGCACCTCCTGGACCCGTCCCGCTACAACAAGCTGATCCGCCCGGCCACCAACGGCTCGGAGCTGGTGACCGTGCAGCTCATGGTGTCGCTGGCCCAGCTCATCAGCGTG CACGAGCGGGAGCAGATCATGACGACCAACGTGTGGCTGACACAG GAGTGGGAGGATTACCGCCTCACCTGGAAGCCAGGGGACTTTGACAACATGCGGAAGGTGCGCCTGCCCTCCAAGCACATCTGGCTGCCGGATGTTGTCCTCTACAACAA tgCCGACGGGATGTACGAGGTCTCCTTCTACTCCAACGCGGTGGTCTCCTACGACGGCAGCATCTTCTGGCTGCCCCCGGCCATCTACAAGAGCGCCTGCAAGATCGAGGTCAAGCACTTCCCCTTCGACCAGCAGAACTGCACCATGAAGTTCCGCTCGTGGACCTATGACCGGACGGAGATCGACCTGGTGTTGAAGAGCGACGTGGCCAGCCTGGACGACTTCACGCCCAGCGGCGAGTGGGACATCATCGCCCTGCCAGGGCGGCGGAACGAGAACCCCGACGACTCCACCTACGTGGACATCACCTATGACTTCATCATCCGCCGCAAGCCGCTCTTCTACACCATCAACCTCATCATCCCCTGCATCCTCATCACCTCACTGGCCATCCTGGTCTTCTACCTGCCCTCCGACTGCGGCGAGAAGATGACGCTCTGCATCTCCGTGCTGCTGGCCCTCACCGTCTTCCTGCTGCTCATCTCCAAGATCGTGCCGCCCACCTCGCTGGACGTGCCGCTGGTGGGCAAGTACCTGATGTTCACCATGGTGCTGGTGACCTTCTCCATCGTCACCAGCGTGTGTGTGCTCAACGTGCACCACCGCTCGCCCACCACCCACACCATGCCGCCCTGGGTCAAGGTGGTCTTCCTGGACAAGCTGCCCACCGTCCTCTTCATGAAGCAGCCGCGCCAGAACTGTGCCCGCCAGCGGCTGCGCCAGCGCCGGCAGAACCAGGAGCGGGCCAGCAGCAGCTTCTACCTGCGGGAGAGTGCCCGCTCCTGCACCTGCTTTGCCAACCAGGCCACCATCCAGAAGTTCGGTGCGGGGGGCGGCCGGCAGTTCACCGAAGCGGCTGACAGCGCCAATGGCTACCGGGAGCGGCAGGGGCAGGCCCCAGCACCCAGCCAGCAGTGCTgctgtggggtggaggaggcggtgGATGGGGTGCGCTTCATCGCAGACCACATGAGGAGCGAGGACGACGACCAGAGC GTGAGCGAGGACTGGAAATACGTGGCCATGGTGATCGACCGCCTCTTCCTGTGGATCTTCATCTTCGTCTGCGTCTTCGGGACCATCGGCATGTTCCTCCAGCCGCTCTTCCAGAACTACGCCAccaactccctgctgcagctcaACCACGGCCCGCCCAGCTCCAAATAG